In Silene latifolia isolate original U9 population chromosome 6, ASM4854445v1, whole genome shotgun sequence, the genomic window CTCATGACGAGTTAGTGATTCAGTCAGTATGTCAATGTTGCTTCAAAATAACCTAGCTATTTGACTCTACAGATGACCTTACATGCTGACACAGCAATTCAATGAGCAGCTAAGCAGCATATAGCAAATTCACTCATAGGCCAATATGGAGTGTTTCATTAAATAATAATATATCCCCAGCTAATTATTGCATCATGAGTATGCCATTCATGCGTAGCTATGGCTACGCCGATGATATTAGGCGGCTCAGTCACATATGGCCCAACTATCAAGCATAGATCCCAGGATGATCACACCTGGCAGACCGCAGATGTATACATATGGAATGGATAGTCACATCCTCATCCATAATCGCCATATCCCATTGGAAGTTGGAACACCACGGAGCAAGAAACAAGAAAGAACCAGTCAGCCTATCATATTATTATCCTATTATCATATGGCAAATAGTGTAACAACACCTCAAGTGTCTCAAAACCTCCCGAACCGCCTATATGAAATGAGGGGGGAGGTGGCATGATACTGAGATGTACACGACCATGCCTCAACACATAAAAACTATTTCTGGATGATCCACAAGACTACTATTATTTGATGTCAAAGAGAGGAGAAAGACCCAAAATATCACCGAGAAATAATAATATTCAACACTTGCCAACATACCCAAGCTTCCATCCATTGTGGACCCTCGGCACCATCCAATGCACAGCCAGcaaggatgccatcaattaagaGCTGTTTCACAGCACAATCATCTAATAGCTGACTGCTTCCAGTGTTAACCAAATATGCCCCTGCAGGAATGGCGATGCTACGATCTTGAAAAAACAAAAGGCAACGGCAATCATTTGCTAACTAATTCATAGATGGTTAAATAAAAGATACCTGGCTTTATATGCTGCAAGCATTCAGAATTTATGATCTGGACAGTCTCATCAGTCAAAGCACAATGTAGAGAGATCACATCACTAGCGGCCATTAAATCGTTAAGCGTCTCCATTCTCCTAGCAGCAGGAGGGAATGTTGCCGAGGATCTGCTCATTTGTTCCTGTCAGAAAAAAGAGAACAATCATTATTACCAAGATATAAATTCCATCATCCGCTAAAATAAGAAACATAAAGATAAGGCTTCCCCAAATACAATCCCAGGGAGAAGATCAAAAAGGTTCTGCAAGGACTAATCCCAAAACATACCACATAAAGCACAAAAACCACTAGTTTCAAAAAGACTAGAGCATATAAAGTTTGTAGTGCCACATCAGACATGTACTGATGTACAACATGAAAAGATGAATTCTACTAAAATGTGATGGAAACACAAAGAACCAGTTTCGAAATTGTAAAATCCAAACAACCCAATATGTCCAATTTTTACCGATCCTGTGTCCCAATGCCAACTGTCCCTGATCCATGGATCGCATTAACTGATACTCTCGGACATTGTGTCACTTCTGCTGGACTtacagtaggtctcatgagagaccgtctcccactaatttagtgggagacataataggaaaaaaagaaattcagtgggtccctcaccccatcatgtgagaggtctctcaatagcgctattgagagaccgtctctccggagtttttgtgTTTCAACTATATTACAAGCTACCAGAAAGATAGTGGAGACTTCTAAAGTCACCATCCTCATCCATAACAAGTTGCACTCCACAAATCTTCCACTCCTCAGTCTACATCTCTTCCACTCCTAAATGCTAGTGACATCTCATCCACTCTCATCTAGACAGAATTTGATCAACTTTTCACTCACACTCAGGCTATCTGTATCAACTTCAAAAGAAACTGAAAGAAAAAGTCCAAACTGAAATAACTGCATACGATCCCTCAGATTACCGCTGGACTGACACAATTCTTTTATAAATGCACAGATATGTttcgaacaaaaaaaaaatgttactcTCCAAATTCTTAGGAATTGCCCCGTTTCTACATTTGGCCTGTTAATGGATTTCTAATTTGAGCATATTTTGTGTGGCTAGGATTCATTTTTTAAGTGGTGAGAACCCGTCACTCACTCACTCACACCCATTTACCCTCTTAAATATTTGTGCAAAAGCAAATGGAGCAATTCCGAAGAGCTGGAGGGAGTAACAAATTAACTATACACTGAAGTCTGAACATGAGTACAACAAAAACACTACTGGAACTACGATACAATGAACTTGAAAACCAATCACATGAGAGAAATTAAACAGTAAAGCTTCACAATCAGCTATTTTTTGCTCCCTGTTCAGAACATGAGACAAAAAACTATCAACAACTCAACTGAGAGGCAACCAAATTCAGTATCTGATGATCATCAAACAGAACATTTTATATCACGTTCTGCTCCACTAAAATAACACCCGATAGGCAAAATCATGACTAAATACAAACCCTCCAGAACATCAAAACAAGACACTGAATCCAACATTTGACTCGCAAGTGCTTTGGCTGAAACATAATAAACAAACTAGCAAAGCATTCACCAAAAGCTGACAAAATGCAGACTTCATGAATCATCAGCATCATAGCTTCGCATTTAGCTCTAATTGCTTTAAAACGAGTTTAATAGCTTCCATAATCTAAAGTCTAAACATATAATGTTTTGCAAGTATGAATGTTCAATTCCTAGTTCTTACCAAAACCTGGAGTTATTCTGTACTCTAAACATATAAGCATCATATATATTCGTATAAACTAATAGCTTCACATTTTACTCTAATTGATCCGAAATCAGCTTCTCTCTCTAATTCACAAATTCCTTCCCTGTTTTAACCGTGCAGACAAGTACCGTATTCAACTTCCACACCATAGTTCTTCTATAAATACGAACCGAGGGAGTAAATTATAGTTTAACACGAAATCAAATTCGACGAAGAAACTTAGCAAAGAGTACCTGATGACCATCAAAATGAAGCACATTGATTTTAAACAGCAAACTCCTAGCCAACTTATAGCTTACATTTTACTCTAGTTGCTCCAAAATCAACTACTCTATCTAACTCGCAATTCTTTTCGTATCTTAAAATTCTAAACAAGAAACACGTATTCATATTCAACTCCTACGGGCTATGGCATAATTCTTCATTTCTTCTATCTATCTATAAATAATCAAGTAGAAGGTAATGGAATCAAAATCCACGAACAACACTCAAAAGAGTACCTGATGAGTCTCAAAATAAAGAACATTGATCTTAAACTAGCTTAATTCTTATATAAACAAGAAAGTTGGAGGTAATTTGTTAATTGTACATTCAATCAAACAGGGCTTCAAAATCGACAAAATACACAACAAAAATTACCTGATGAACATCAAAATAAAGCACATTCCTCTTAAAAGACAAGCTCCTAAACAGAATTATAGTATAACATTTTACTCTAACTGCTCCAAAACCAACACTTAATCACCCTAATTCACAACTTCCTTTCCTATTTTCAAATATCCATACTCAACTTCTGCTTCACAATTCTTCTATAAATACGAAAGTACTCCCTtaatttcattcatttgtttacctttcattAAAATAATCCTCAACGAATAAAAAGGTATCGTAATCAATAAAAACACTCGAAAAGTACCTGATAAACATCAAAATAAAGCACATTCATCTTAAAGGACAAGCTCCTAGACCGAATTTCACACTACTTGCACCAAAATCAACTTAATCTCCCTAATTCATAAGCTCGTAGACCGAATTATAGCGCAACATTTTACTCTAATTGCTCCACAATCAACTACTAATCCCTCTAATTCACAAGCTCGTAGACCGAATTGAATGATAGCGCAACATTTTACTCTAATTGCTCCACAATCAAGTAATCAACTACTAATCGCTCTAATTCACAAGTTTCTTTCGTATTTCAAAAATATCGTATTACAATTCTTCTAATAACACAAAGAATAAGAAATAAACAAACGATTGAGACGGAATCAAAAAAGCCGAAAAACACTGGAAAAAGTACCTGAGAAACATCAAAATAAAGCACATTCATCTTAAACGACAAGCTCCTCAACGCCAAACATTTCGCAGAAGCAGATCTACCAACAATCCCAAGTACAAGACCACGACACCGTCTCATCCCCCTACAAAGCGGTTGAAAAGAACCTAACCAACCCGAAGACCGATAGCTTACATTTTACTCTAGTTGCTCCAAAATCAACTACTCTCTCCAACTCACAATTTCTTTCGTATTTACAAACACGACAAGATCTAGCGCCTAACAAAACGACAAGCTCCTATACCAAATTACAGCTTAACATTTTACTCTAATCGCTCCAACATCAACACTTAATCAGTCTAATTCACTATttcctttcttattttcaaaCACCGTGCTCAACTTCTACATCACAATTCTTCTACAAGTACGAAAGTACTCCCTtaatttcattcatttgttcatctttgattaaaatactcctcacaactACTAAAAGAGGCATCGGAATCAAGAAAAACACTCGAAAATTATCCTCTAATTGCACATTCATCATAAACGACTAGCTCTTAGACTGAATTATACTCCAATTGCTCCAAAATCAACTTAATCAGTCTAATTCACAAGTTTTTTTCGTATTTCAAAAATGTCGTACTCCACTACTACTTCTTCACAATTCTTCTATAAACACGAAGAATAGAAAAggtaaacaaacaattgagacggAATCAAAAAAGGCGATAAACACTCGAAAAAATACCTGAGAAACATCAAAATAAAGCACATTCATCTTAAACGACAAGCTCCTCAACGCCAAACATTTCGCAGAAGCAGATCTACCAACAATCCCAAGCACAAGACCACGACACCGTCTCATCCCTCTACAAAGCGGTTGAACCGAACCTAACCAACCCGAAGACGACAACGAATGCCTCGACAACAAATGCGTCCTTCTCAAAAGCCCTAAAATCAACGCCATAACAGTATCCGCAATCTCTTCCGCGCGTGAAACATCAACATGAACAAGTTTCAACCCTAAATCCGCAGCTAAAGCGGAATCGACAGCGCGGTCAGATGATCCGAGACATAAGATAAGTTGCCATGGACGTAACCGACGTTGAGCGGCGCGTGGAAGAAACGCGAGTGAGTGGAGTAAAACCGCCGCCGCGGATTCGATTCGACCGGATGCGAGCCGGTTTAAGCCAATGTTTTCGACCGTTGCGAGGCCGGTTAGGGTTGATTGTTCGAGCGTGTTGTCTTCGATGCAGTTTAGGGTTACGACGATTGGGAGCGGTGACGGTGTCGGTAACGGTggtgagggtggtggtggtggtttgcGGTGGGAGTGAGATGTAGAGGATGAGGATTTTGTGGTCATTTTTTTTTTACTGCGGTGGTTTTCGAGGTGGTAAAACGGAACCACCGGTGAAGGTGGTGGTTATTTGTGTTATTACCGTGGTTGTGGATTTGAGAGTTTGAGTTTGAATGTTGGGAAGTGTGAGAGTGAGTGGTGGGGGAGTTAGGAGTAGTAGTGAGATTTTTTGGTTGGTTTAAAGGAGGGAGTCACGGAAACTACTTTGGTGTGATTGATGTTCGTAACAACTAACGGGTCTCTCTATGTTCACAAATTCTCATCGAAAGGCATTTACATATCCGTCGCGAGCATGCTCGCGGATctgataccattttacctcacaacgcacttttttttctctctctgcaacactattcatgtggtcccctttctccactaacccattttgttaccattttatctcacaaaatatccgccacaaatagtaacccgtcacaagggagaccaattgctcTATGTTTCACTTTGGATTAGATCGGATCATTTATTCAATTTAGGTGGTAGCGATTCGAGTCAGGTTAATGATTGATCCATTTATATTCGAGTTGAATTTAACTAAGTTTTATTAAATGATTATATGAGCTAATTATTGTAAGATATTTGcttgtctcaattatttgtttatccTTTATTAAAATGTTTCTTATAAAAaatacaaaatgtaaacaaatgatttaaatTGCGGGAATAGATCGTGCTTGAAGACTATTAGTTTTGACGTAACACTTATGAATTATGATGGAAACCTTTTATCATAAATTGAACGAAGGTTAATGGTTGTGGTCAGCCTTCCTCATGTGACGAAGTCCTATAATTAAGGTTCTAGGCAGTAGCGTAGTTAGGTAATTGCCGGACCTTGAAAATGTTAAAGCTTTTAGTTGAAATTTCCGTTTTTTTATTTAACTTTTTCTATTTCATTAGTCGCTCCCGTCCAAATTTTCTACCTCTCCTAGCATCATATTTGATCGACTATTCCACTACTTGTTTTTTGGACAATAATATGGAACTGTAAATCCCTTCTTCGTTTTATATTACTTTACCTGCATATTTTTGCATGAGATCAGAGGAAAGTTGCATATATAGATAGATAATGATAGGGTGCCACCGGGTGGCGCCGAGATTGTGTGTCACCCTCTCACATGTATCCTTTATTGAAGAGGTCTCCACTTATTGCATGTGAGAAGGTGGCATCGAGATTGGGTCTCATCCGGTGACGCCAACTCAATTTCCGCATATGTATAATCCTAATTATAACCCACGATTTATTGTATATGAACCTTTAGGTTTTCGGGGCATTGGATTTACAACTTTTCATCATGTACTAAATTGGCCTCTTCTAAATGAAAAAACTAGAGAAATGGAGTATACTAATTAAATGCCGGAAAGACTTTCATGTAAAATCGTTATACGACATACAAGTACATTACGCGGTTATTTAACTCATGATAATCATAAATACACCATAATACCAAGAAAATCCATGCAAATTAGGATGATAAACATGGGTCTGTTTCATTATAGATGTTTTAAGCATCAACATTATCAAATGcccttaagaaaacaaagaaaatgtACAAAATGACAAGTGTCAGGAGGTACAAAAGAAAAAGGGATGAACAGAATTAAAGAGTAGGAGCTCTCTCAGCAGTTCCAGCAATAACAGTAAGCAAGTTGTTGCCAAAAGGATCACTTAGATGAGCAGCTAAGTTTTCAACTGGACCTTGTCCTGTTACATATGCTTGTATGAAAAATCCCAACATTGAAAACATTGCTAGTCTTCCATTCTTGATTTCCTTCACCTTTAATATTGCTGCTTGGTCTGGATCATTTGCTAACCCTAATGGGTCAAATGGCCCTCCTGGGTGTAGCTTGTCTTCAAAGTCCTGCAACATTCAAAATGTCATCAGTTCGTCTTGTATAAGGCGGTTTTACAGTATTATAGTTGTAAAACGGATTCAAACACAACTCTATTAGCTAGTGCGTCAAAGCGGTACTAAAAGATCCCGTTATACGATCAATTTGTACAAAACCGCCTTATACAAGTATTTGTAAAATGTCATTTAATAAGTATGCAAGACCATCTCGATCTAGAGCCAGGTCGAGATTAATACTCTTGCAATTAGATTACATTCTATGATAAATTTGTGAAATCTCATTTAGGTATGTATATATGGTCACTATTATCGGTTTCTTATTTTGAGAACGAAGTTGACCATCTCGATCTAGTGTCGAGTCGAGATTGGTTCGAAATGTGATTGTTAATTATAACCTCTAAAGTATTTTTATACTAGTACTCTTGCAATTCGATATCATGAACAACACGAATTCTTGTTTATGATGGAAATACCCTTCTTGAACAATAAAACAGGTCAAATAGATAAATGAGACAAAAAATACTAGTATTTGACTCATTTTACACTATATACGGATATCGCTGTTTCAAAGGAGAccaattgcataaacaaaatttaATATCCTAAGCAAGGCaatattactcaataataatGAACCAATTCAAAGATTAATTAGAAGAGAAAGGTAGTCATACCAAACCATTGGTGATTCTGTAGTACTCAGCGCCACCAACAAGGACGACCTCGGCAACGACAGCTAAAATCAGGTTAATCGGAATGGGCTTGCCAAAGTAGTTTAATGTGTTTCCGTCCAACAGCAATGCACCAGTCTACACATCAATAATCTTTATGTCAATTATATATTTCACACGAAATGATAACGCCAAAGATTAAATTTCCGACTCCTTTATATAATCAATGAGCCGGTCTTAATTGAATGATGGCGATATATAAACAGGATGAAGTGAGTATTATAAACCTTGAACCAAACGGCTTCAGGGCCACAGTTGGCTCCGAATTTGTTGAAAGCTTCGGGGATAATGAACCCGGCTGCTCCAAGCATTGCCCATCGAGCATGGATAAGCTCGAATGCACGATATCTGAAATTTACATTATTCATGTTATCATGTACAGTGCTATAAGATGccttcattttataatttaaatcaattttatgGAAATAATTGTTGTTAGATCAATAATAGGGTTTATAGAACTTACTTGGCCAAGTTCTCTGGCTTTTTGCCAAGACCAAAAGGATCATAACCATAGCTGCAATATTAACAACGGTAATCATAAATTAAGAAATGTTTAGTTGAATAATTGTTAAGACGAAGGTATTGCATACGATTAACAAATCTACATAACGGATCCACATGAAAACCTCCGGtctatctacatagtataaaagccaatttttttgaaaaattatgatTGGCTACTCATTTTAAGGGTAAAAAAGTAATTTTTCTAATGTGGGACCTACCCATGATCTTAAGaacaattaattaaaatttccaaaaaattcTATACAAGTGTTTAGGTAAtttatttaattcattattatttcaatttaattcaatgTCAATTCTCTAATTTAATTTCAATTCATATTttttaatttaatataattaTATTCACACAAGTCAGTATATGATAATTTAAAACCGACAATGCACGGGAGTAAAACTAGTTGGTGGTTAAAGCAGATGTATGAGGATAATAAACCACAAGTTCGAATCTCACTAACTCGCTTCATGGCTTCTTCAatatcaaaaaaaattatatcaaataaaattttccgacaatAGACCTTTTTTTATACTTGTAGTTAATTTGAAATTTTTCATCTTTTTTAGACTCATAAtaattataaaaaataaaataaaattaggtTACATTAAAATGGTTACATAAAAATTAACAACAAACTCTATCGATTCTAGCTACGCCAATAAACGGATAATATGCATGAAATAATAAACGAATGTtaaaaaaagagagaaataatAGAAGTCATACTCTCCGGGGACTTCACCAGTGAGGTACTCAGGAATTTCCGACCGGTCCAAAAGACCATCAGGCAAGAAAATCCTCCGGTCTGGACCGTACCATTTAGCCAACTCATCATCAACCGGAGCAACCGCAACCGCTTTCGCTTTTGGCGCTGCCTTCTTCTTACTACCAAACAAAGCAACTATCTTACTAGGGGAAGCAACAACACCACTTGGTGACGAGGACGTGGCATTTTTCAATTGGTTACCCAATATTTCCGACTTTCCGAAACAAGTCGCCGCCGTTGACGCCGCTATTGAAGCCATGGCGCTTCCCCTCTCAAACTCGTGGTaattttatgttaataaaatAATTGAGTGAGTAtggtattttttttgttttggagaTGGAAGTGAAGGGGAGTGTGGACTAAATGGGAAATTACGTGGATATGGGAGTGACACGTGGGATGGAGAATGGAGTGTTTTGATTGGTTGAAAGGTTGAGATGGGAATCTATTGGGTTTATGGGATTGGCCAGGTGTGATTACATGTCAGATAATGAAGGTGTGACGTGGCAATACTGATTGTTGTGGATAGCTGAGGGATTGTGCTCCCTTTGTTTTGGATAACATCCCTTATCATGAGTTTTATTTTTTATCTTTGTGTCAATTTTAAACGATATACAGTAATATGCAAAAAAAATACTTATATATGATTGATCTCAAAAAGAAAATATGGTTATATAATTGATTAGCTAGAGGCGTTCCCAAACCGGCCCAACTTACTCGTCGGGCCATTTTCCTCATCGTAGATTCGACTTGCCTTCGGGGTAGGCCTAACAAGCATTTAGACCATCACCAAGTATTGGTCATGCTAATTAATTAGGTCACCATTATACtttagggcttgcttggattgagggtgATAGGAGGGGAATGAATAGGGGAGTAATGTGTGAGGTGTATTTCTCATGTTTGGTATGCaggtaattattcacctcctggAATTATTACTCTTGTGAAgaggtaatacattacccacccacccccccccccccgggGTAATGATTAAAGGAGTAAAAGATCTACTCAGTAATCATTACTCTTATGCCAAACATATCATCAAGGAACTCATTACCCACTAATTAATTTCCCCAGTAATTATCGCCCAATAAAACTTACCTCCTTAATAATTCCATGGATTTCAGGCAAGCCCTTACTCTTAATTATTTTCCATGTTCCCAAAATTTTCCACTTTTCTAATCATTGATCATTTAATATTCTCCTTAAATAAACTCTCTCTCATCCTATTACTTTTGCTCTCATCCAATAAAAATAGGACAAGTCAATTCCACTAGGTCATGAAGGAGTTCATGAAAAATGTCAATTTAGTTAGTAAATATCACCAATTGACCTTTTTGCTCCAATGATCATCCTAATTTTTATGTTAAGTGGTGATTAGTGTGACCTAACAAGGTTATGACCTGCTTGCTGTGATGGTCTTAGTCTATACCAGGCCAGAATTGAATATCCCCAAGTGTTCCTAGCTCGGCACTATACCAAGTAAGCTACTTATGAATAAGATAAAAGAGAAACGAAAGATTGACCATCCTGTCCTAACTTGTCGACGTGTCAGGTCATGGCCTGACCTCGATTCTAGCCCGCTTAACCCAACCCGCCCATAAGGTCGGGTCTAGGATGGCCTAGACAACCTAGATTTGTGCCCATGTCGAGTTTTGGAGTCCTTTACTGCAGTTTCGAGTACATAACTTCGTAAATTCACCAAGAACTTTGTTAATAAATTCGCTAGTCGCTACAATGTTCGAATGACAAATGTTATAA contains:
- the LOC141586123 gene encoding chlorophyll a-b binding protein CP26, chloroplastic translates to MASIAASTAATCFGKSEILGNQLKNATSSSPSGVVASPSKIVALFGSKKKAAPKAKAVAVAPVDDELAKWYGPDRRIFLPDGLLDRSEIPEYLTGEVPGDYGYDPFGLGKKPENLAKYRAFELIHARWAMLGAAGFIIPEAFNKFGANCGPEAVWFKTGALLLDGNTLNYFGKPIPINLILAVVAEVVLVGGAEYYRITNGLDFEDKLHPGGPFDPLGLANDPDQAAILKVKEIKNGRLAMFSMLGFFIQAYVTGQGPVENLAAHLSDPFGNNLLTVIAGTAERAPTL